In a genomic window of Glaciimonas sp. PCH181:
- the aceB gene encoding malate synthase A, with the protein MTQLTLPAGLEINGAIQPGYEEILTPEALALVAKLSRSFESRRQELLAVRTQRAQRLDAGERPDFLPETAHIRDGDWKIAPIPQALECRRVEITGPVERKMVINAFNSGADSYMTDFEDSNSPVWDNQISGQINLRDAIRKTISLEQNGKSYKLNDKVATLVVRPRGWHLDEKHVLVDGKRVSGGIFDFALFMFHNAKEQLARGAGPYFYLPKLESHLEARLWNDIFVMTQNELGLPQGTIKATVLIETILAAFEMDEILYELREHSSGLNAGRWDYIFSCIKKFKLDKDFCLADRAKVTMTAPFMRSYALLLLKTCHKRNAPAIGGMAALIPIKNDPEKNDIAMGGVRTDKARDATDGYDGGWVAHPGLVELSMAEFKKVLGDKPNQISKQRDDVNVTAAELLDFKPEAPITEAGLRYNINVGIHYLGAWLSGNGCVPIHNLMEDAATAEISRAQVWQWIRSTKGVLDNGKKVTAEMVVAMIPEELAKVKELVGTGATYDRAAKIFEEMSTSTTFAEFLTLPLYEEI; encoded by the coding sequence ATGACACAACTGACACTCCCCGCAGGTCTGGAAATTAACGGTGCGATTCAGCCCGGTTACGAAGAAATTCTGACGCCAGAAGCTTTGGCCCTTGTTGCAAAACTGAGCCGTTCGTTTGAGTCGCGTCGTCAGGAATTACTGGCAGTGCGCACGCAGCGCGCCCAACGTCTGGATGCAGGCGAGCGTCCGGATTTTCTGCCAGAAACAGCACATATCCGTGACGGCGACTGGAAAATTGCCCCGATTCCGCAAGCGCTAGAATGCCGCCGGGTAGAAATTACCGGCCCGGTCGAGCGCAAGATGGTCATCAACGCCTTCAATTCTGGCGCTGATAGCTACATGACTGACTTCGAAGATTCGAATTCGCCAGTATGGGATAACCAGATCTCCGGCCAGATCAATTTGCGCGATGCTATTCGCAAGACGATCTCGCTGGAACAGAACGGTAAATCCTACAAGCTCAACGACAAAGTCGCCACACTGGTGGTACGCCCACGCGGTTGGCATTTGGATGAAAAACACGTTCTGGTCGATGGCAAGCGCGTCTCAGGCGGTATTTTTGACTTTGCGCTATTCATGTTCCACAACGCCAAAGAGCAACTCGCACGCGGCGCTGGTCCTTACTTCTATTTGCCAAAACTGGAATCCCATCTGGAAGCGCGTTTGTGGAATGACATCTTCGTCATGACGCAAAACGAACTCGGTCTTCCACAAGGCACGATCAAAGCCACCGTCTTGATCGAAACCATTCTGGCTGCGTTCGAAATGGACGAAATCCTGTACGAACTGCGTGAACACAGCTCCGGTTTGAATGCTGGCCGTTGGGATTATATTTTCTCGTGCATCAAAAAATTCAAGCTCGACAAAGACTTCTGTCTGGCTGATCGCGCCAAGGTCACAATGACCGCGCCGTTCATGCGTTCTTATGCGTTGCTGTTATTGAAGACCTGCCACAAGCGCAATGCACCAGCGATTGGCGGCATGGCTGCGTTGATCCCTATCAAGAACGATCCTGAGAAGAATGATATCGCCATGGGCGGCGTACGTACCGACAAAGCGCGCGATGCGACCGACGGCTACGATGGCGGTTGGGTCGCGCATCCAGGCCTGGTCGAATTGTCGATGGCTGAGTTCAAGAAAGTATTGGGCGACAAGCCAAATCAGATCAGCAAGCAACGCGATGACGTCAATGTCACCGCTGCCGAATTGCTAGACTTCAAGCCAGAAGCGCCAATCACCGAAGCCGGTTTGCGTTACAACATTAACGTCGGTATTCATTATCTGGGTGCATGGTTGTCAGGCAACGGTTGCGTCCCTATCCATAATTTGATGGAAGATGCCGCCACCGCAGAAATCAGCCGTGCCCAAGTCTGGCAATGGATACGCTCGACCAAAGGTGTTCTCGACAACGGCAAAAAAGTGACTGCCGAGATGGTGGTCGCGATGATTCCTGAAGAGTTGGCTAAGGTCAAAGAATTGGTTGGTACTGGTGCTACGTATGACCGCGCTGCTAAGATATTTGAAGAAATGTCGACTTCGACCACTTTTGCAGAGTTCCTGACACTGCCGCTATACGAAGAAATCTAA
- a CDS encoding Rrf2 family transcriptional regulator codes for MQLTKFTDFGLRVLMYLAAIPEQGLVTVGDLAQRFDIPKNHLNKVVNRMVKQGWIVATPGRNGGVRMAQAPETLHLGDILSVMEGHTQLVDCEQPLCVFKGNCYLKRVLDAGQREFYTNMNRYSLAELVQPETAGPQTASIVARMHFQPSVLQ; via the coding sequence ATGCAACTTACCAAATTCACCGATTTCGGACTCCGCGTGTTGATGTATCTGGCTGCCATCCCGGAGCAGGGACTGGTGACTGTGGGCGATCTGGCGCAACGGTTTGATATTCCCAAAAATCACCTGAATAAGGTAGTTAATCGGATGGTCAAGCAAGGCTGGATCGTCGCGACGCCGGGCCGCAATGGTGGCGTGCGCATGGCGCAAGCGCCCGAGACCTTGCATTTAGGCGATATCTTGAGCGTGATGGAGGGGCATACGCAACTAGTCGATTGCGAACAACCACTCTGTGTATTCAAAGGAAACTGTTATTTGAAGCGCGTGCTCGATGCAGGTCAGCGTGAGTTTTATACCAATATGAATCGCTACAGTCTGGCCGAACTGGTGCAACCAGAAACCGCCGGTCCGCAAACCGCATCTATTGTGGCGCGTATGCATTTCCAGCCATCCGTCCTGCAATAG
- the hmpA gene encoding NO-inducible flavohemoprotein, producing the protein MISASARPYIDASVPVLREHGIAISTRFYARLFEAHPELKNIFNMGNQENGSQQQALAGALFAYAANIDNADALTPVISRIVQKHISLGIRAEHYPIVGHNLLAAISDVLGDAATPELIAAWAEAYGLLADALIGEEKKQYAAHQIEPGQQREMIVVRKQKESETITSFYLEAADGLPLPSFQPGQYISVATDVAVLNLKQLRQYSLSDAPDQTHWRISIKREDKGGQDHPAGLVSNQLHANLHVGDKLWVSPPCGDFVMDKNVSAPLILISAGVGITPMMSMLHGSLCQAPARPVNFLYATLNGDHHPLKAELLALQASQESPDQKNVLTTHFAYAVPSAEDHAINDFDQAGYLQLDQLDPALLPKNGDYYLCGPNPFMQAQRQALLARGIAPHQIRQEVFGPALLENLQ; encoded by the coding sequence ATGATTTCTGCCAGCGCCCGTCCGTATATTGACGCCTCTGTTCCTGTATTGCGGGAACATGGCATCGCCATTTCAACCCGGTTTTACGCCCGCCTTTTTGAGGCGCATCCCGAGTTGAAGAATATTTTCAATATGGGCAATCAAGAAAATGGCAGTCAGCAGCAAGCGCTGGCAGGAGCCTTATTTGCCTACGCCGCCAACATCGATAACGCCGATGCGTTGACCCCGGTAATCAGCCGGATTGTGCAAAAGCACATTAGCCTTGGTATCCGCGCAGAGCACTATCCGATTGTCGGCCACAATTTACTGGCAGCCATAAGCGATGTATTGGGCGATGCTGCAACGCCGGAACTGATAGCGGCATGGGCAGAGGCTTATGGGCTATTGGCAGACGCGTTGATCGGCGAAGAGAAAAAACAGTACGCGGCCCATCAAATTGAACCCGGGCAACAACGCGAAATGATCGTCGTCCGTAAGCAAAAAGAAAGCGAAACGATCACCTCTTTTTATTTGGAGGCTGCGGACGGTTTGCCGCTACCCTCATTTCAACCCGGTCAATACATCAGCGTAGCGACCGATGTGGCGGTATTAAATCTGAAACAATTACGTCAATATAGTTTGTCCGACGCGCCCGATCAAACCCACTGGCGCATCAGTATCAAGCGCGAAGACAAAGGCGGACAAGATCATCCAGCCGGGTTGGTATCCAATCAGCTTCATGCCAACTTGCACGTCGGCGACAAATTATGGGTTAGTCCACCTTGTGGCGATTTTGTCATGGATAAAAATGTCAGCGCGCCGCTTATCTTGATCAGCGCTGGTGTGGGCATTACGCCAATGATGAGCATGTTGCATGGCAGTTTGTGTCAGGCTCCTGCGCGTCCAGTCAATTTTTTATATGCCACGCTGAACGGGGATCATCATCCGTTGAAGGCAGAACTGCTTGCATTGCAAGCCTCACAAGAATCGCCTGACCAAAAAAATGTTCTGACCACACATTTTGCCTATGCAGTGCCATCGGCGGAAGATCACGCCATCAATGATTTTGATCAGGCCGGCTATTTGCAACTCGACCAATTAGACCCAGCGCTGTTGCCGAAAAATGGGGATTACTATTTGTGCGGCCCAAATCCATTTATGCAAGCGCAGCGCCAGGCTTTACTAGCACGAGGGATTGCCCCACATCAGATCCGTCAGGAAGTGTTTGGTCCGGCGTTGCTGGAAAACTTACAGTAA
- a CDS encoding TerC family protein, whose product MDLSHLLEMLGLADWDMAKFFAALLSIVVIDLVLAGDNAIVIAMAARNLPDHLRKKAIIWGTMGAVVTRVLMTIAVVWLLKIPGLLLIGGVALLWIAYRLLSDSGDHSVKGGKITTMAAALKTIIIADTVMGIDNVLAVAGASHGSIFLVIIGLLISVPIMVWGSTLALKLIEKFPVTIYIGAAILVYTAVHMITTEPLLAGFWDNASWLTYIAYIIGMVAVLGGGWMAAKNSKHA is encoded by the coding sequence ATGGATTTATCACATTTACTTGAAATGCTGGGCTTGGCCGATTGGGATATGGCGAAATTTTTCGCGGCCCTGCTATCAATCGTCGTCATCGATCTGGTGCTGGCTGGCGATAACGCGATCGTGATCGCGATGGCAGCCCGCAACTTGCCCGACCATTTACGCAAAAAAGCGATTATCTGGGGGACGATGGGCGCGGTTGTCACGCGTGTCCTGATGACCATCGCTGTGGTCTGGCTGTTGAAAATTCCAGGATTATTGCTTATCGGTGGTGTAGCCCTCCTCTGGATCGCTTACCGCCTACTCAGCGATTCCGGCGATCACAGCGTCAAAGGCGGCAAAATCACGACGATGGCAGCAGCACTAAAAACCATCATCATTGCTGACACCGTGATGGGGATCGATAATGTCCTCGCCGTCGCAGGCGCATCGCATGGCAGCATTTTTCTAGTCATTATCGGCTTGTTGATTTCAGTACCGATTATGGTCTGGGGATCAACGTTGGCATTGAAACTGATCGAGAAATTTCCCGTTACGATCTATATCGGCGCAGCGATTCTGGTCTACACCGCCGTGCATATGATCACGACCGAGCCACTGCTTGCAGGCTTCTGGGACAACGCGTCATGGCTGACTTATATTGCGTACATCATCGGGATGGTTGCGGTGTTGGGCGGTGGATGGATGGCTGCTAAAAATAGCAAACATGCTTAA
- a CDS encoding ABC transporter ATP-binding protein, whose product MLSISNLHAAYGKVEVLHGISLEVPKGKVVTLVGSNGAGKTTTMRAISGMIKPRIGTIMLDGKDVTGLDSHKIARAGLAHSPEGRRVFATMSVTDNLLLGAFPRFTKSRPRGDIAHDLEKALELFPRLKERQTQLAGTLSGGEQQMLAMARAVMLNPEVILLDEPSMGLAPILVDEVFRIILRLKEQGITMLLVEQFAAAALNVADYGYVLENGRISVHGPAEKLRNDPAVQAAYLGGGQH is encoded by the coding sequence ATGCTTTCAATTTCCAATTTACATGCAGCGTACGGCAAAGTTGAAGTCTTGCACGGGATTTCGCTGGAAGTGCCAAAAGGCAAAGTAGTGACGCTGGTCGGTTCCAACGGTGCCGGCAAGACCACCACAATGCGCGCCATTTCCGGCATGATTAAGCCGAGAATTGGCACGATTATGCTAGATGGTAAAGACGTTACCGGACTTGATTCGCACAAAATCGCGCGTGCCGGATTGGCGCATTCGCCAGAAGGGCGGCGCGTATTTGCGACGATGAGCGTCACTGATAATTTGTTGTTAGGCGCATTTCCTCGCTTCACAAAATCGCGTCCGCGTGGCGACATTGCACACGATCTTGAAAAAGCGCTGGAGCTTTTTCCACGCTTAAAAGAAAGACAGACGCAATTGGCAGGAACGTTGTCGGGGGGGGAGCAGCAGATGTTGGCGATGGCGCGTGCCGTGATGCTGAATCCAGAAGTGATTTTGCTGGATGAGCCGTCGATGGGACTTGCGCCGATCTTGGTCGATGAAGTATTCCGCATCATTCTGCGTCTAAAAGAGCAGGGTATTACCATGCTGCTGGTAGAGCAGTTTGCAGCAGCGGCATTGAATGTTGCCGATTACGGTTATGTCCTTGAAAATGGCCGCATTTCTGTACATGGTCCAGCCGAGAAACTGCGAAATGATCCAGCCGTGCAGGCTGCTTATCTGGGTGGTGGGCAGCATTGA
- a CDS encoding LysR family transcriptional regulator, with amino-acid sequence MDQFKQISTFVEVVAKGSLSAAARAEGIAPAMIGRRLDALEERLGVKLLQRTTRKIALTNEGNAFLEDCQRILSDLEDAEAAVSERSAHASGHLLISAPAGFGRQHVAPLIPSFLAEHRDVTLTLNLNDRVVDVIGESIDVAIRIASLSDSTLIGTKLADNKRVVVASPAYIKRHGMPHTLEELAKHNCLAMSSDGSQRGWTFRLNGKVVTIKVAGNLFCNDGQVLHDWAINGKGLAWRSMWEVGTEIESGQLVTVLDEFSAPGNDIYAVFAQRRHLPLRIRAFVDFLRHAYVQPEYWRKSQ; translated from the coding sequence ATGGATCAATTTAAGCAAATTTCAACCTTTGTAGAGGTCGTGGCAAAAGGCAGCCTTTCCGCTGCGGCACGCGCCGAAGGCATCGCCCCGGCAATGATCGGACGCCGCCTTGATGCTCTGGAAGAGCGCCTTGGCGTCAAACTATTGCAGCGCACCACTCGCAAAATTGCACTAACTAACGAAGGCAATGCTTTTTTGGAGGATTGCCAGCGCATTCTTTCCGATCTGGAGGATGCTGAGGCCGCGGTCTCTGAACGCAGTGCGCATGCCAGCGGTCACCTGCTCATCTCAGCACCGGCTGGGTTCGGACGTCAGCATGTCGCTCCATTGATACCCTCTTTTTTGGCTGAACACCGTGATGTTACGCTCACGCTGAACTTAAACGACCGCGTAGTTGATGTCATCGGCGAAAGCATCGATGTCGCCATTCGCATCGCCTCGTTATCAGACTCGACCCTGATCGGCACCAAACTGGCAGATAACAAACGTGTCGTGGTCGCATCGCCCGCCTATATCAAGCGCCATGGGATGCCGCACACATTGGAAGAGTTAGCCAAGCATAATTGCCTTGCCATGAGCAGCGACGGCAGCCAGCGCGGATGGACGTTTCGCCTCAATGGCAAGGTTGTGACGATAAAAGTGGCTGGCAACCTGTTTTGCAACGATGGTCAGGTCTTGCATGACTGGGCGATCAATGGCAAAGGCTTGGCCTGGCGCTCGATGTGGGAGGTTGGCACCGAAATCGAATCGGGCCAATTAGTCACTGTGTTGGATGAATTTTCCGCGCCCGGTAATGATATTTACGCCGTATTTGCACAACGGCGACATTTACCGCTAAGGATTCGGGCTTTTGTGGATTTTTTACGCCACGCATACGTACAACCCGAATATTGGCGTAAAAGTCAGTAA